ACGATGACCTGAGCAAGCAGAGTAGCGGTGGTGGTGCCGTCTCCGGCGATATCGTTGGTCTTGGTTGCGACCTCTTTTACCAGCTGGGCGCCCATGTTCTCCAAGGCGTCCTCGAGCTCAATCTCCTTGGCGATCGTAACGCCATCATTGGTGATCGTAGGCGCGCCGAACTTCTTGTCGAGCACGACATAGCGGCCCTTAGGACCCAAGGTCACCTTCACAGCATCGGCCAGCTTGTTTACGCCGGCCTCAAGACCGCGGCGAGCGGTCTCATCAAAACGAATATCCTTAGCCATCTAAGGTATCTCCTCCTTCAAAATAGTCTGGCAATCAAACAACCTGAAAAACAACTGCTTTAGTCAACAACAACGGCGATGATATCCCGCTCGGCGTCGAGAATCTTGTATTCAACGCCGTCGATTTTGACCTCACTACCACCGTACTTGCTAAAGATCACGGTGTCCCCGACTTTCACGTCGATCGCCACCCTGGTGCCATCTTCCTT
Above is a window of Actinomycetota bacterium DNA encoding:
- the groES gene encoding co-chaperone GroES — its product is MNLKPLGDRVIVKPADAEEKTQSGLFIPDTAKEKPQRGEVVAVGDGKLKEDGTRVAIDVKVGDTVIFSKYGGSEVKIDGVEYKILDAERDIIAVVVD